The window GAATCTGGGATCAAGACTTCCAACTCCAAAAATGTCATGTAAGTACTGAGATACACCAAGTTATAAAATATAACTATAGCTAAATTACTATGTAATAAATTACTTAATTTCTAAGCTACGTCTAGAACAACAAATGTTATAACAATGCCTAGAATTTCCAAACTGCAAGAGAGGTGGACATTAAAAGATAAACTATTCATGGAGccagagacttttttttcttagtggtTTGATCTGTTTGCATAAAACAGTGAGGGAGAAGACACTTCAGTTATGTCCATTTTCATCAGAGGGACACTATGTCTATTCTCTAAAGATTTACAAGAAGCAGTGCTTCACACTTAAATGAAGAACAGGGGGTATTATCATTCTTGCAGAAATTTGGAAACCGAAGTACAGGTACAAAATTATTCTACTGCAATTACAGTGAAAGCTTATCTTCCTGGGAACAGGGTTGAGGATAGCATCACGGTTCCAtgattttccatttctgattatttttcctcaaaGGAGGCTGTTTCCATGTCTCAAATTATGAGAAATTGATAAGTTTAGTAAACACCTGGTGCATACTCCTAGgatataattataaaatttatCTCTTTCAGAcatgtaaaaaaaccctgatgGTTTCTTGCCTAaagtcttttctctttcttatcaTCTTAGGCTTTCTGCAGAGGAAGTTATTCAGTGGTCACAGTCTTTGGAAAAGCTCTTGGCCAGCCAAAGTAAGTCTATTACTTCAATATGACTTTGAGGACAAAATTTTATCTGATCTCACGAAATAGACAAAACTATAGCATTATACAAATGCTGCCAGAGAATGGACAGTTGCATTCCAGGTTTTTTACAGCTCTATTGTAACATGGCCACTGATACAGCTTTGTTTCCAAGTTGTTGGgtttcttctttccattttcagcaTAGAAATAACCTCCAAACAGCTCATTTCAGTGCTTTTTGATTGGTCTTCTAACCCTGGATAATATATCAGCTTAATCTGGAATTTTTTCTCCACTTGTACCTTAAGACAATCCATTTAGGAACGACTAGAATCCATCAATATAATTTGGCATTCAGGGTCTAGATCTAAAAAACACTGAACATAGTTAGGAAGACTACCATGAGCCTTAACATTAGACTATGttgaagaagggaaaaacagtGTATTTTGGCAAGATTTTATATGAGATTTCATTACAACTCCTATTTATTTTATCCTTTCTGGTCACAAGTATCACACAATAAGTGATGATGTATTTGTGTTGGCTTTAGGTGGTCAAGGTGTCTTTCGGGAGTTCCTGAAGTCAGAGTTCAGTGAGGAAAACATTGAGTTCTGGTTGGCTTGTGAGGATTACAAGAAAACCAAGTCTGATCACTTACATGGCAAAGCAGAGAGGATTTATGAGGAGTTTGTTCAGTCGGATGCTGTTAAACAGGTATGTACAACATCAATCTGTGCAGTGTTACCGTACCTGGATAGTCTAAAAATAGAAGTGCAGCTTCACTGAGATGTTCACACACTCCGTTACATAAGAGGAAGAGACAGACACAAGCTTTCATGCCCATATGCCCATACTTGCATCATTGCTGCCTTTAGCTGTGAGATTATCAGATCTCACGAGCAGTGTCACAGGACACAGGCCAGTACTTGAGAGCACCACtagcagagctcagcagtggCCTCAGCAGCTCATCACGTGATGCTGTTCACTGAGTCAGCCCAGTCTGAATTACTGACTGGGCCTGGGGATTCTTAGTGAGTTAGTAGAAGCACCATGGATAATTTCTTGTCTTTTAATATATGTGGACCTTccagaaaaattgaaaattctGTATGTTGATCATATTTGAAACTGGCAATATTCAACACAAGGTTTCTCTCTTATCTGGAGCTTTAACTGGAGGCTGCTCCTCTAAGTAGTCCATCGTTGAGATGTGTTACTTCCAACTCCATAAGAAACTACATTTCCATAGTGAACAGTAATTTTTGTTCCTAGCTGGGATATAAGTATTTAAATTCATTCATTTTGCAGTTCTGACATTGAACTACCTCACTGAGTGCTAAGACTGAAAATCTGTATATTTATTGAGTGTTCGGTATAGAAAGAGTacatttttaagttttcaatggcatttgttttttcctttctagaTCAATATTGACTATCAGATGAGGGAAGCTACAGCCAAAAAGGCTCAAGACCCAACTCACACAAGTTTTGATGAAGTCCAGAAAACAGTATACATCCTTATGGAAAGGGATTCATATCccagatttttaaaatccaaaacCTACCTGAACCTTTTGAACCAGCTGCAACCCAACACTTCAAAATAAAGCGTTTGAGGCAGCGAAGCGCCAAGTAGACTCTGTGTCAAATATCCTGTGATGAGATCCCTTCAAGGTGGTTGGATCCTGGCAGGGAAAAATCCGTGCCTTAGGAGGAGGAGTACAAGGGAGATGCAAACAGCTCCACGACCAATGGAATGCAGGATCAAAGCTGTTAAGGCTGTCAGAATGgtgagagcagcacagggagaaaaacCTCTCCTCCCACACACCAGGGAGTCAAGACAGGATATGAACAACTATCTGTTGTTTGAACCACTCTGTGAACACGGAACCAAGTCTTAGATCCCAAAGAACTGCTGATTATTAGGAAGTGCAAGACTGCCAAACTGAGTGCTGGGAACAAATTACcacattcagaaataaaacaaggatGACTGACAATTTCATGCTTAACAGAAAGCATCCAGACAAGACTGATGACTCTCAAAAATCTGTGAAGTGCTAATTAAGTGTGAGCACGAGCTCCACGATTCTACTGTACTATGTAAATATAATACAAGTCCACACGTCTTAAAATGatatgttttaaattatataaGAATTACATAAGCTGTACTTTTAGTAAGTTTGTATTCAACAACCAGGTATGTGGCATCTTTGCTGTTTAATTTATTGGAAAACAATAAGCAACTCTCCAATGAAAActacttaaaaataaagtttatggTCATTTTGCATCTTATTTTAAGCGATCTTTCAATCATAATTACTGAAGTATAGAAACACATGATTCCCTTCAGTCCCACTGTGCCACTACCTCTCATCCTGGTATCCAAATATTAATTTTGCCACCACAACTTGTCTCTCTTTTTACCCATTTATACAACTATAACCTTAGTTATCTACAGCAGGTGATTCTGACCTTCACAGAGCCATCCTCACAactaaaaaagaacaaatgaaccaaaccaaacaaaaacacaccaaaaaaaaaaaggagcaggtCTAAATTTTCTCCATGTTTTTCATACTGCCTCAGCTACCAGCACTCAGCATAAATCTCAAATATAGAAATTGTTTAACCACTGACCCCATAGATCAATCCCCTTTTGACACTAATGATGTGTTGAGCACACAAATCAACCATAGTTGCTTATGTAGAGAGGCAGCAGCCAGTGAGACTCACTAGCAGTCCCATGGCTTGTGATACTATCTTGGCAAGATCCAGACCGTAACTTAGAATACCAATGCTAGCATCAAAGATCATTTAATTTCAGAGCAAATGTTGCAATAAATTCACCCTAAAATGTTGAGTAGCCTATAACATAAGGGGTGGTGATGAGAACTAAAGTAAAACGTGATTATGCTTGAACTGTGTAACCATGAACATGAGTACTACCAAAACTGAAGTGTTTGAGACCTCATGACATTAGTTtatgatgaaaataaatcaaagagTGCCCTGGTCTTAATGAGTTACCATCATGGGATACTAATATCACATGAGTTGCAATACAAGATTTTCTCTCACCCTTGtagattttccatttttccaaaataacatGAGCTTAGTCAGGCCCACTCTGTTATTCCATACCAACTGAAGAAGCTGTAAACCCACTGACGTCACCTCAGCAGAGCAGACCATGTGTTCTTACTGCCACCCTTTGGGGACTTTGGACAAAAATCTGTGATAGAAGCAAAATGGCTGGAagaaacagagcaaagcagcagaTGCCGCCAGTTCCTACCATCACTGACTGTTGTAGGTGTAAAGCCACTGCAAATCacatcctcctccttcccaggcCAATagatgcagaagaaaagaacttGGTCTTGTAGTACTATTGTTAAATATGTATACCTGAGACAGTCTGACTACAAAACCTGAATGCTCCTGAAACAATGTAAACCAGCTTACAGTTGGCACTCTTAGGTGACTTAGTTTTCCAGGATCACATAGGAATAAAGTAAATTTCTGTGAAACAGGAATAACAACTAAGCCTCCCACACAAGGTGGATCATGGTGTTTGTTCTGACACAGTTGACATGGACAAAGTGTCACTGTTTGCATAACTTCAACCTGACAGAAGACAAGAGAAGTATGAAATAACAGCTACCGTCCAAACAGATACTGCCTTCAAGTAGCATTATTCTTTTGACTG of the Pithys albifrons albifrons isolate INPA30051 chromosome 10, PitAlb_v1, whole genome shotgun sequence genome contains:
- the LOC139676500 gene encoding regulator of G-protein signaling 1-like, translated to MPGFFFHHNNMTELNGKEDCKPAEGRIHKKKQKAFGADLKNYLKCMVPHIESGIKTSNSKNVMLSAEEVIQWSQSLEKLLASQSGQGVFREFLKSEFSEENIEFWLACEDYKKTKSDHLHGKAERIYEEFVQSDAVKQINIDYQMREATAKKAQDPTHTSFDEVQKTVYILMERDSYPRFLKSKTYLNLLNQLQPNTSK